One Hevea brasiliensis isolate MT/VB/25A 57/8 chromosome 5, ASM3005281v1, whole genome shotgun sequence genomic region harbors:
- the LOC110654674 gene encoding 36.4 kDa proline-rich protein: MAKYGLVNLLILLLNLGTLLSSLACPYCPYPTPPSKPPKYPPKFPPKHPPKVKPPAHHKPPKPHKPPVVKPPKPPVVKPPKPPVVRKPPCPPKPPIVKPPTIPKPPYVPKPPIVKPPTRPKPPHVPKPPITPKPPIVHPPYVPKPPIVKPPPFVPKPPVVKPPHFPKPPIIFPPTPPKPPVTPRPPYYPKPPYYPKPPVTPAPPKPPVSPTPPTLPPKPPVTPAPPKPPVTPTPPILPPKPPVTPTPPYFPNPPVSPVPPKPPVTPTPPILPPKPPVTPTPPYYPSPPVTPAPPKPPVIPTPPKPPVTPTPPYYPSPPVTPAPPKPPVIPTPPKPPVTPPVKPPSPPSEKPCPPPPPKQETCPIDTLKLGACVDVLGGLIHVGIGSSAKDACCPVLQGLVDLDAALCLCTTIKAKLLNINIIIPIALEVLVDCGKTPPPGFKCPA; the protein is encoded by the coding sequence ATGGCCAAATATGGTCTGGTTAATCTCTTGATCCTCCTTCTCAACTTGGGTACTTTGCTTTCTTCTCTTGCTTGCCCCTACTGTCCTTACCCAACTCCACCCTCTAAGCCACCCAAGTATCCTCCCAAATTTCCACCCAAACACCCACCGAAAGTAAAGCCACCTGCTCACCATAAACCACCAAAGCCACACAAGCCTCCTGTTGTCAAACCACCCAAGCCTCCTGTTGTCAAACCACCCAAGCCTCCTGTTGTCCGCAAACCACCCTGTCCACCCAAGCCACCCATTGTGAAACCACCAACCATACCCAAACCTCCCTATGTACCCAAGCCACCCATTGTGAAACCACCAACCAGACCCAAACCTCCCCATGTGCCTAAACCACCAATCACACCCAAACCCCCAATTGTGCATCCACCCTACGTACCAAAACCTCCTATAGTAAAGCCGCCACCTTTTGTACCCAAACCTCCGGTTGTAAAGCCACCACATTTTCCAAAACCACCAATCATTTTCCCACCAACACCACCAAAGCCTCCAGTGACCCCAAGACCACCCTACTATCCAAAACCACCCTACTATCCAAAACCACCTGTAACCCCAGCACCACCCAAACCTCCTGTATCTCCAACGCCACCAACTTTACCTCCAAAGCCTCCAGTAACTCCAGCACCACCCAAACCTCCTGTAACTCCAACACCACCAATTTTACCTCCAAAGCCTCCAGTAACCCCAACACCACCCTACTTTCCAAATCCGCCTGTAAGCCCGGTACCACCCAAGCCTCCTGTAACTCCGACGCCACCAATTTTACCTCCAAAGCCTCCAGTGACCCCAACACCACCTTACTATCCAAGTCCACCTGTAACCCCAGCACCACCCAAACCTCCTGTAATTCCAACACCACCTAAGCCTCCAGTAACCCCAACACCACCTTACTATCCAAGTCCACCTGTAACCCCAGCACCACCCAAACCTCCTGTAATTCCAACACCACCAAAGCCTCCAGTGACCCCACCAGTAAAACCACCATCACCACCAAGTGAAAAACCATGCCCTCCTCCACCTCCGAAGCAAGAGACTTGCCCCATTGACACTCTCAAGCTAGGAGCATGTGTCGACGTCCTAGGTGGTCTAATACACGTCGGTATAGGCAGCAGTGCTAAGGACGCTTGCTGTCCAGTGCTTCAAGGGCTTGTGGACTTGGATGCAGCTTTGTGCCTTTGCACAACCATTAAAGCTAAGCTTCTCAACATCAATATTATCATACCCATTGCACTTGAGGTCCTTGTTGATTGTGGGAAAACTCCACCGCCGGGGTTCAAGTGTCCTGCCTAA